The Halopseudomonas sabulinigri genome window below encodes:
- the dinG gene encoding ATP-dependent DNA helicase DinG, giving the protein MLNDELKGQIQTAYRTFLDNKSLKPRYGQRVMIAEVAKLFGGVNLDDDGHRDGDPAVAVIEAGTGTGKTVAYCLAAIPIAKHLGKPLVISTATVALQEQIVLKDLPDIQRNAGLQFGFSLAKGRGRYVCLSKLDNLLRENQSMADQQQIFADDGFKLDVDEAGLKLYTRMVEALGGNKWDGERDSWPEALEDQHWSRLTTDHIQCSNRRCGHFQQCVFYKAREGVQKVDVIVTNHDLVLADLALGGGAILPDPRDCLYIFDEAHHLPDKAISHFAHNTRLHATADWLEQLDKNLSKLLAQHPLPGELGRVLEKVPLEARDLKPHQQFMQQAMGEVADFSSAEDLRGNVRPQHRFEHGVVPEELVEMGLELKAGFGRITDLLQRMVDMLKEAMDGEATVGVSESQAEEWYPLFGALLARAEANWTLWTQFCLQDPEGRPPTARWLTLTDTNDIEVHVSPILAADTLRQYLWHSAFAALATSATLTALGKFDRFSHRAGLPKSAVCTLAPSPFKHGEAGLLHVPNHGADPRDSAGHTAAITEHLPDILADERGSLVLYSSRKQMLEVYSGLPAAFRERVLVQGDLSKQELIRQHRSAVDDGKQSVIFGLASFAEGVDLPGKYCEHVVIAKIPFAVPDDPVEAALAEWIEKNGGNPFMEIAVPDASLRLIQACGRLLRTEQDTGTITVLDRRLVTQRYGKAILKALPPFRQQID; this is encoded by the coding sequence ATGCTGAACGATGAACTCAAAGGCCAGATTCAAACGGCCTACCGCACCTTTCTCGACAACAAATCCCTCAAGCCGCGTTACGGCCAGCGGGTGATGATTGCCGAGGTGGCCAAGCTGTTTGGTGGCGTCAACCTGGATGACGACGGCCATCGTGACGGTGACCCGGCGGTTGCGGTCATCGAGGCCGGCACCGGTACTGGCAAGACGGTGGCCTACTGTCTGGCCGCCATTCCCATCGCCAAGCACCTGGGCAAGCCGTTGGTGATTTCCACCGCCACGGTCGCGCTGCAGGAGCAGATCGTACTCAAGGATCTGCCCGATATTCAACGTAACGCCGGCCTGCAATTCGGCTTCTCGCTGGCCAAGGGGCGGGGACGCTACGTGTGCCTGTCCAAGCTCGATAACCTGCTGCGCGAAAACCAGTCCATGGCCGATCAGCAGCAGATTTTCGCCGACGACGGTTTCAAACTGGACGTGGATGAGGCCGGACTCAAGCTCTACACCCGCATGGTGGAAGCCCTGGGCGGCAACAAGTGGGATGGCGAGCGCGATTCCTGGCCTGAAGCGCTGGAGGATCAGCACTGGTCACGTCTGACCACCGACCACATCCAGTGCAGCAACCGCCGCTGCGGGCATTTTCAGCAATGCGTGTTTTATAAGGCACGTGAAGGCGTGCAGAAAGTGGACGTGATTGTCACCAACCACGACCTGGTGCTGGCCGACCTGGCGCTGGGCGGCGGCGCCATTCTGCCCGACCCGCGCGATTGCCTGTATATCTTCGACGAAGCCCACCATCTGCCCGACAAGGCGATTTCACACTTTGCCCACAACACGCGTCTGCACGCGACCGCCGACTGGCTGGAACAACTCGACAAGAACCTGAGCAAGCTGCTTGCTCAGCATCCGCTGCCTGGCGAGCTTGGCCGGGTATTGGAAAAAGTGCCGTTGGAGGCGCGTGACCTGAAACCGCACCAACAGTTCATGCAGCAGGCGATGGGCGAGGTCGCGGATTTCTCCAGCGCAGAAGACCTGCGCGGTAACGTGCGCCCCCAGCACCGCTTTGAGCATGGCGTAGTGCCGGAAGAGCTGGTCGAGATGGGGCTGGAGCTCAAGGCCGGCTTTGGCCGCATCACCGATTTGCTGCAGCGCATGGTCGACATGCTGAAGGAGGCGATGGATGGCGAGGCGACGGTCGGCGTCTCGGAGTCCCAGGCTGAGGAGTGGTATCCGCTGTTTGGTGCCCTGCTGGCGCGCGCCGAGGCCAACTGGACGCTGTGGACCCAGTTCTGTCTGCAGGACCCGGAAGGCAGGCCCCCAACCGCGCGCTGGCTGACGCTGACCGACACCAATGACATTGAAGTGCACGTGAGCCCGATTCTGGCTGCTGATACCCTGCGCCAGTATCTGTGGCATAGCGCCTTTGCTGCGCTGGCCACCTCGGCCACGCTGACCGCACTGGGCAAGTTTGATCGTTTCAGCCACCGTGCCGGCCTGCCGAAGAGCGCCGTGTGTACACTGGCGCCGAGCCCGTTCAAGCACGGCGAGGCGGGCTTGTTACACGTGCCAAACCACGGCGCCGATCCGCGTGACAGCGCCGGCCACACGGCGGCCATTACCGAGCACTTGCCGGATATTCTGGCCGACGAGCGCGGCAGTCTGGTGCTCTATTCGTCGCGCAAGCAGATGCTGGAGGTTTACTCTGGTTTGCCGGCGGCCTTCCGTGAGCGCGTGCTGGTGCAGGGCGACCTCTCCAAGCAGGAACTGATCCGCCAGCACCGCAGCGCGGTGGATGATGGCAAGCAGAGCGTGATCTTTGGCCTGGCCAGCTTTGCCGAAGGTGTGGATCTGCCTGGCAAGTACTGTGAGCACGTGGTGATCGCCAAGATTCCCTTTGCCGTGCCGGATGATCCGGTCGAGGCAGCGCTGGCTGAATGGATCGAAAAGAACGGCGGCAACCCCTTTATGGAAATTGCCGTGCCGGACGCCAGCCTGCGGCTGATTCAGGCCTGCGGGCGACTGCTGCGGACCGAGCAGGATACCGGCACCATTACCGTGCTTGATCGTCGTCTGGTTACCCAGCGCTACGGCAAGGCGATTCTCAAGGCGCTGCCGCCGTTCCGTCAGCAGATTGACTAA
- a CDS encoding serine hydrolase domain-containing protein, whose amino-acid sequence MSNVQGYFDPRFERVRELFAEQQQDEQARGVALCVTVGGDTVLDLWQGVMDKDNQQVWEQDTLVNVFSCTKPLGAVALLQQVAAGRIELDTPIAEVWPEFAQAGKQQISLRQLLSHQSGLSAVSKPLPPEALFDWAAMSQALAEQAPWWQPGTAHGYAPVTYAWLLGEPLARLSGQRPGGYIQQHICAPLGMDFHVGVPDQDLARVAHVSRLRNQYGDEGARALFAAMGQPEGLTAKAFGNPASMMTSTNKREWQQAEILSANGTGNARSLARFWQLLAHGGELDGVKLLDAELVALMQQEHSQGQDRTLLCPTRFGLGVMLEQNTPGGGFGMGPQAFGHPGAGGSLGFCDPEAGVGFGYVTNTMGPYVLMDPRALALSESIYQCLRELD is encoded by the coding sequence ATGAGCAACGTGCAGGGCTACTTTGACCCACGCTTCGAGCGGGTACGCGAACTCTTTGCCGAGCAGCAACAGGACGAGCAGGCGCGTGGCGTCGCGCTCTGCGTGACCGTGGGTGGCGACACCGTGCTGGATCTCTGGCAGGGCGTGATGGACAAGGACAACCAGCAGGTCTGGGAGCAGGACACCTTGGTCAATGTGTTCTCCTGTACCAAGCCGCTGGGTGCGGTCGCTTTGCTGCAGCAGGTGGCTGCCGGTCGTATCGAGCTGGATACCCCCATTGCCGAGGTCTGGCCCGAGTTTGCCCAGGCTGGCAAGCAGCAAATCAGCCTGCGCCAGTTGCTCAGCCACCAGTCCGGCCTGTCGGCAGTTTCCAAACCCCTGCCACCCGAAGCGCTGTTTGACTGGGCCGCCATGAGCCAAGCCCTGGCCGAACAGGCGCCGTGGTGGCAGCCGGGCACGGCCCATGGCTACGCGCCGGTGACCTATGCCTGGCTGCTGGGTGAGCCGCTGGCGCGGCTGAGCGGTCAGCGGCCCGGCGGCTATATCCAGCAGCATATCTGCGCGCCTCTGGGTATGGACTTTCACGTTGGCGTGCCGGATCAGGATCTGGCACGCGTGGCGCATGTTTCGCGCCTGCGTAACCAATATGGCGACGAGGGCGCCCGCGCCCTGTTCGCCGCCATGGGGCAGCCTGAAGGGCTCACCGCCAAGGCGTTTGGCAACCCGGCCAGCATGATGACCAGTACCAATAAACGCGAATGGCAGCAGGCGGAGATCCTCTCCGCCAACGGCACCGGCAATGCGCGCTCGCTGGCGCGCTTCTGGCAGCTGCTGGCGCACGGCGGCGAACTGGACGGCGTCAAACTGCTGGACGCTGAGCTGGTTGCCCTCATGCAACAGGAACACAGCCAGGGCCAGGATCGCACCCTGCTTTGCCCCACGCGCTTCGGGCTGGGCGTGATGCTGGAGCAAAACACGCCCGGTGGTGGGTTCGGTATGGGTCCGCAGGCCTTTGGCCACCCGGGTGCGGGCGGCTCGTTGGGTTTTTGTGACCCCGAGGCAGGGGTTGGCTTTGGCTACGTTACCAACACCATGGGCCCCTACGTGCTGATGGATCCGCGCGCACTGGCCTTGAGCGAGTCGATTTATCAGTGCCTGCGCGAGCTGGACTGA
- the pdxH gene encoding pyridoxamine 5'-phosphate oxidase produces the protein MKPTIADLRRDYTRDGLTEAQAPDEPHLLFATWFAQAVEIETTEANAMMLATVDEQGQPHLRTLLLKGFDERGFVFFTNYQSAKGEQLATQPRAAMTFWWHDLERQVRIEGQVEKVSDEESDVYFHSRPAGSRLGAWASPQSQVIAGREVLEQRLAALEIQYAEDQPPRPPHWGGYRLVPQVIEFWQGRASRLHDRLRYQLQDGQWRRERLAP, from the coding sequence ATGAAACCGACCATTGCCGACCTGCGGCGTGATTACACCCGCGACGGGCTGACCGAAGCTCAGGCGCCAGACGAGCCGCACCTGCTGTTCGCCACCTGGTTTGCCCAGGCAGTGGAGATTGAAACCACCGAAGCCAATGCGATGATGCTGGCCACGGTAGACGAGCAGGGTCAGCCGCATCTGCGCACCCTGCTGCTCAAGGGTTTTGATGAGCGCGGCTTTGTGTTTTTCACCAATTACCAGAGTGCCAAGGGCGAGCAACTGGCGACCCAGCCACGGGCAGCCATGACCTTCTGGTGGCACGACCTGGAGCGGCAGGTGCGTATCGAGGGCCAGGTGGAAAAGGTCAGCGATGAAGAGTCCGATGTGTACTTCCATAGTCGCCCGGCGGGCAGCCGGCTCGGTGCCTGGGCCTCACCGCAAAGCCAGGTAATTGCCGGGCGCGAGGTGCTGGAGCAGCGTCTGGCTGCGCTGGAAATACAATATGCCGAGGATCAGCCACCGCGGCCACCGCATTGGGGCGGATATCGGCTGGTGCCGCAGGTGATCGAGTTCTGGCAGGGGCGTGCCAGTCGCCTGCACGACCGCCTGCGCTATCAATTGCAGGACGGTCAATGGCGGCGCGAGCGCCTGGCGCCCTGA
- a CDS encoding SDR family oxidoreductase: MGRRVFQQKVVVITGGCAGIGRALALRFAQAGAHIAILDIHDESLVAFRQQLQDKLNADVMALHCDVSDDQQCAEAISQIVERFGGIDLLINNAGITHRSTFAETDAAVFQRIMAVNYFGALNCTRHALPSLLARGGQVIVLSSLSGFAPLLYRSAYNASKHALHGLFETLRMEVREQGVNVMLVTPGFTATDIRKNALVGDGSVNQGTVNLAFKVSAPADVADAIYQGACKRKRLLVLSNVDWQARLVARLFPHLFERWMVPRLSGVKPARANE; this comes from the coding sequence ATGGGCCGGCGAGTCTTTCAGCAGAAAGTAGTAGTGATCACGGGCGGCTGCGCGGGGATTGGCCGCGCTCTGGCCCTGCGCTTTGCCCAGGCTGGCGCGCACATTGCCATCCTGGATATTCACGATGAGTCGCTGGTCGCCTTTCGCCAGCAACTGCAGGACAAACTCAACGCCGATGTTATGGCCTTGCACTGCGATGTCTCCGATGACCAGCAGTGCGCCGAAGCCATCAGTCAGATAGTCGAACGTTTCGGCGGTATAGATTTGCTGATCAACAACGCCGGCATTACTCACCGCAGCACCTTCGCCGAAACCGACGCTGCGGTATTCCAGCGCATCATGGCGGTCAATTACTTCGGTGCTCTCAACTGTACGCGTCATGCCTTGCCGAGCCTGCTGGCGCGCGGCGGCCAGGTGATCGTCCTCAGCTCACTCTCCGGCTTCGCGCCGCTGCTTTATCGCAGTGCCTACAATGCCAGCAAGCACGCCTTGCACGGTCTGTTCGAGACGCTGCGCATGGAGGTGCGTGAGCAGGGCGTTAACGTCATGCTGGTCACACCCGGTTTTACTGCTACGGACATTCGCAAGAATGCGCTAGTGGGCGATGGCTCGGTAAACCAGGGTACAGTCAATCTGGCATTCAAGGTATCCGCGCCGGCGGACGTGGCGGACGCGATCTACCAGGGTGCCTGCAAGCGCAAGCGGCTGCTGGTACTGTCGAATGTCGATTGGCAGGCGCGGCTGGTGGCTCGGCTGTTTCCGCACCTGTTCGAGCGCTGGATGGTGCCGCGCTTGTCGGGTGTCAAGCCGGCGCGAGCCAACGAATAA
- a CDS encoding TIGR03862 family flavoprotein — MTKQQPYTDSIAVIGGGPAGLMAAEIIANAGYRVDLFDAMPSVGRKFLLAGVGGMNITHSEAKLDFISRYREAAPWIADWLENLDAERLQAWIHELGIDTFVGSSGRVFPTDMKAAPLLRAWLRRLREAGVQLHTRHRWLGWTTEGALRLQGPEGELNINPKACVLALGGGSWARLGSDGSWVAPLRAQGAAIRDLQPSNCGFICNWSAFLSERFAGQPLKPVVASVQDKDDQIISRRGECILTHDGMEGSLIYALSAPLREQLTTVGEARLTLDLAPDRNEAQLAAALAGSRKGQSLATLLRKKAGLDALKVALLHERFDKSQLSTAEQLARAIKQLPLSFNATRPLDQAISSAGGVEQQALNADLMLKALPGVFCAGEMLDWEAPTGGYLLTACFASGTRAGEGVIRWLAPA; from the coding sequence ATGACCAAGCAACAGCCGTACACCGACAGCATTGCCGTAATAGGCGGTGGACCGGCTGGCCTGATGGCCGCGGAAATCATTGCCAATGCCGGGTACCGGGTGGACCTGTTTGACGCTATGCCCTCGGTCGGCCGCAAATTTCTGTTGGCTGGGGTCGGCGGCATGAACATCACCCACTCCGAAGCCAAGCTGGACTTCATCTCGCGCTACCGCGAAGCCGCGCCCTGGATCGCCGACTGGCTAGAGAACCTTGACGCCGAACGCTTGCAAGCCTGGATCCATGAACTGGGCATCGACACCTTCGTCGGCAGCTCCGGTCGCGTCTTCCCTACCGACATGAAGGCTGCGCCGCTACTGCGCGCCTGGCTCAGACGACTGCGCGAGGCCGGGGTGCAGCTGCACACCAGGCACCGCTGGCTGGGCTGGACGACAGAGGGCGCACTGCGCTTACAAGGCCCTGAGGGTGAGCTAAACATTAACCCAAAGGCCTGCGTGCTGGCACTGGGCGGCGGCAGCTGGGCGCGCCTGGGCTCCGACGGTAGTTGGGTTGCCCCGCTACGCGCGCAGGGCGCTGCCATACGCGACCTGCAGCCGAGCAACTGTGGTTTCATCTGCAACTGGAGTGCCTTTCTCAGCGAGCGCTTCGCCGGTCAGCCACTCAAACCGGTGGTCGCCAGCGTGCAGGATAAAGACGACCAGATCATCAGCCGACGCGGTGAGTGCATTCTTACCCACGATGGTATGGAAGGCAGCCTGATCTATGCGCTGTCTGCGCCGCTGCGCGAGCAACTGACAACCGTAGGCGAAGCTCGGCTGACGCTCGATTTGGCACCCGACCGCAACGAAGCGCAGCTTGCTGCTGCGCTGGCAGGCAGCCGCAAGGGCCAATCTCTGGCCACCTTGCTCCGCAAGAAAGCCGGACTGGACGCGCTCAAGGTCGCGCTATTGCATGAGCGTTTCGATAAAAGCCAATTGAGTACCGCCGAGCAACTGGCCCGCGCGATCAAGCAATTGCCGCTCAGCTTCAACGCCACCCGCCCGCTGGACCAGGCGATCAGCAGCGCCGGCGGTGTAGAACAGCAGGCGCTGAATGCAGATTTGATGCTGAAAGCCTTGCCCGGCGTGTTCTGCGCCGGAGAGATGCTTGACTGGGAAGCACCCACCGGCGGCTACCTGCTCACCGCTTGCTTTGCCAGCGGCACGCGCGCCGGTGAAGGGGTTATTCGTTGGCTCGCGCCGGCTTGA
- a CDS encoding histone deacetylase family protein, whose protein sequence is MDLPLVYHPDYSFAFPAPHRFPMDKFVRLHDHLSASGLLHGNNLYQPQPCPTDLLLLAHDADYVARFCSNQLDAAAQRRMGLPWSERLVARTQRAVGGTLLTAELALQHGLACHLAGGTHHAHYDFASGFCIFNDLAITSRYLLASGRAQCVLIFDCDVHQGDGTARILENDNDIITVSLHCENNFPARKAHGDWDIPLPRNLDDTGYLKVVADTLDYLLPLYQPDLVLYDAGVDVHVADALGHLALSDAGIAARDSHVLNACLAHDIPVCAVIGGGYDKDRDALAKRHGLLHHSAAQIWQAQGLG, encoded by the coding sequence GTGGACCTGCCACTGGTATATCACCCCGACTACAGTTTTGCCTTCCCGGCGCCGCACCGCTTCCCGATGGACAAGTTCGTGCGCCTGCACGACCATCTCAGCGCCAGCGGGCTACTGCACGGCAATAATCTCTATCAACCACAACCGTGCCCTACCGATCTGTTGCTACTGGCCCACGACGCCGACTACGTTGCGCGCTTTTGCAGCAACCAACTGGATGCGGCCGCGCAGCGCCGCATGGGTCTGCCCTGGAGCGAGCGGCTGGTAGCCAGAACCCAGCGCGCGGTGGGCGGCACCCTGCTGACCGCCGAACTGGCACTCCAGCACGGGCTGGCCTGCCACCTGGCCGGCGGCACCCACCACGCACATTACGATTTTGCCTCCGGCTTCTGCATCTTCAATGACCTGGCCATCACCAGCCGCTACCTGCTGGCGAGCGGCCGAGCGCAGTGCGTACTCATCTTCGACTGCGACGTGCACCAGGGCGACGGCACCGCGCGCATCCTGGAGAACGACAACGACATCATCACTGTCTCGCTGCACTGCGAGAACAACTTCCCGGCGCGCAAGGCGCACGGTGATTGGGACATCCCGTTACCGCGTAATCTCGACGATACCGGCTACCTGAAGGTAGTTGCAGATACCCTGGACTACCTGCTGCCGCTGTACCAGCCGGACCTGGTGCTGTATGACGCCGGCGTCGATGTGCATGTCGCCGACGCGCTTGGCCATCTGGCACTGAGCGATGCCGGCATTGCCGCGCGTGACAGTCATGTACTCAACGCCTGCCTGGCACATGACATCCCCGTTTGCGCCGTTATCGGCGGCGGCTACGACAAGGATCGAGACGCCCTGGCCAAACGCCACGGGCTACTGCACCACAGCGCCGCGCAGATATGGCAGGCACAAGGTTTGGGGTAA
- the tesB gene encoding acyl-CoA thioesterase II → MSQLLDDLVDLLALEKIEENLFRGRSQDLGFKQLFGGQVLGQSLSAASQTVDNERHVHSVHGYFLRPGDATHPIVYQVDPLRDGGSFTTRRVQAIQKGKPIFTMICSFQGDEEGYSHQAQMPDVPGPDDLPNETDWTRKYQHLIHEKVRDKVLCGKPIEIRPVGEFNPFEPKVSEPVRYMWYRADGQLPDDPQVHRYLLAYASDFHLLGTAMQPHAISSWSTKLQVASLDHALWYHRPLRMDDWLLYAMDSPSAAGSRGMSRGQIFNRAGELVASVAQESLMRKVKD, encoded by the coding sequence ATGAGCCAATTGCTGGATGATCTGGTAGACCTGCTGGCGCTGGAAAAAATTGAAGAAAACCTGTTCCGCGGGCGTAGCCAGGACCTTGGCTTCAAGCAGCTGTTTGGCGGTCAGGTGCTGGGGCAGTCGCTCTCGGCTGCCAGCCAGACGGTCGATAACGAGCGCCATGTGCACTCGGTGCACGGTTACTTCCTGCGACCCGGCGATGCCACTCACCCCATTGTGTATCAGGTAGATCCGTTGCGTGATGGCGGTAGCTTCACCACACGCCGCGTGCAGGCTATTCAGAAAGGCAAGCCGATCTTCACCATGATCTGCTCCTTTCAGGGCGATGAAGAAGGCTACAGTCATCAGGCCCAGATGCCGGATGTGCCGGGCCCGGATGACCTGCCGAATGAAACCGACTGGACGCGCAAGTACCAGCACCTGATTCATGAAAAGGTGCGCGACAAGGTGCTGTGCGGCAAGCCGATCGAGATTCGCCCGGTAGGCGAGTTCAACCCCTTCGAGCCCAAGGTGTCCGAGCCGGTGCGCTACATGTGGTATCGCGCCGACGGACAGCTGCCGGACGACCCCCAGGTACATCGCTATCTGTTGGCCTATGCCTCGGACTTCCACCTGCTCGGTACCGCCATGCAGCCCCACGCGATTTCCAGCTGGTCGACCAAGCTGCAGGTCGCCAGCCTGGATCATGCGCTCTGGTATCACCGCCCCCTGCGCATGGACGACTGGCTGCTCTACGCCATGGATAGCCCCTCGGCGGCCGGTTCACGCGGCATGTCTCGCGGGCAGATCTTCAACCGTGCCGGCGAGCTGGTGGCCTCGGTGGCGCAGGAATCGCTGATGCGCAAGGTCAAGGACTGA